A DNA window from Vigna angularis cultivar LongXiaoDou No.4 chromosome 1, ASM1680809v1, whole genome shotgun sequence contains the following coding sequences:
- the LOC108346491 gene encoding uncharacterized protein LOC108346491 isoform X1 has product MLEKIGLPPKPSLRGNTWVVDASHCQGCSSQFTFINRKHHCRRCGGIFCGSCTQQRMVLRGQGDSPVRICEPCKKLEEAARFELRHGRRPGRGSLKSVPNDEDEVLNQILGQTSDKVASRQKSVGIASSSSTSNYDGEIQNMVSNDKPNLLGIDLGSTTPEELRKQALEEKKQHRILKGEGKSGEAMKAFKRGKELERQADALEIHLRKTRKKSLPSGNLSDLHNKGNPVESDRKTKSLSYVGKEKDDLASELRELGWSDMDLRNEDKKSANLSLEGELSSIIGEIFTKSGEQKVSRIDKSQVVALKKNALLLKREGKLPEAKEELKRAKLLEKELEEQELLAGAEDSDDELSALIQGMDDDKELPNLHDHGHGFDFERLLATSDDLDGNFEVTDEDMMDPEIAGALESLGWTEPQNTSSKSQTFNKDALLNEIQSLKREALNQKRAGNAEEAMTFLKKAKLLERDLNRYEPEDYNNMSQKSTSLRKGEHLEIAGNGSDSIKLDVRITSATNNVSSTVAPKSRLMIQRELLSLKKKALTLRREGKMNEAEEEMQKGAALERQLMEMDKASSLKTSHTNTANNVPVTVHKHDDFSVNLPHEEGGEDDVTDQDMSDPTYLSLLRDMGWNDDNKELSNSPSKPSKKDDNHFVPVNDTSLNKHSTNISVQAPRGKVEIQRELLGLKRKALALRREGKVEDAEEVLKTAKSLEAQMVEMEAAKNKAQVVATVMEDKLFNPPVDEESDVVVSEEDMHDPTLNSILTNLGWKDDESEPVTVKAEPVKEATGRSTHTMDLSVPDLSSSIPATASRNKGEIQRELLVLKRKALAFRRKGEIEEADEILRQAKTLEAQLEDFGNQNKDLSLNVSKDKQSLPSELPDFQEKHGNLGVATEVDNASASSVVWSSKNSSESTFGLERINNESNVPILRKSDNLLPATSHFADGKHPLPAEESTSSENLSKKMKAEKNQGHSSSAGHSMDVLELGTGDGSNSSEILTQKHKELASANSSQAGSAIHLDSSKNFSQHTDVIEKPNINKSNSVMDYASQHHLTLRQEVLAHKRKAVSLKREGKLSEAKEELWQAKLLEKRLEDGSMQQDTASVSNVSQASNVVEKKQESSNVVEKKQESSNVSSKPLSSRERFKLQQESLGHKRQALKLRREGRTEEAEALFERAKAIETQLEELTAQDSKLDGVDDVMVEDFLDPQLLSALKAVGLDDVGVVSKAPERQETVKSNAKVENSNQERIQLEERIKEEKVKALNLKRSGKQAEALDALRRAKLYEKKLNSLTSG; this is encoded by the exons ATGTTGGAGAAGATTGGGTTGCCACCAAAGCCTTCTCTCCGAGGGAATACTTGGGTGGTTGACGCTTCACACTGCCAGGGATGTTCCTCTCAGTTCACCTTCATCAATCGCAAG CATCACTGCAGGAGGTGTGGGGGGATCTTTTGCGGCAGTTGTACTCAGCAAAGAATGGTTTTACGTGGACAAGGTGATTCACCTGTTCGTATCTGTGAACCTTGTAAGAAGCTAGAAGAGGCAGCACGGTTTGAATTGCGACATGGACGAAGACCTGGGAgag GGAGCTTGAAATCAGTTCctaatgatgaagatgaagttttgaatCAAATTCTTGGTCAAACCAGTGACAAAGTAGCTAGCAGACAAAAATCAGTTGGTATTGCATCTTCTTCAAGCACATCCAATTATGATGGAGAGATACAAAACATGGTCTCGAATGATAAACCTAATCTTTTGGGTATTGATTTGGGATCCACCACTCCTGAAGAGTTACGTAAGCAAGCTTTGGAAGAAAAAAAGCAGCATAGAATTCTTAAAGGAGAGGGGAAATCTGGGGAGGCGATGAAAGCTTTTAAGAGAGGGAAGGAGCTTGAGAGGCAGGCTGATGCTTTAGAAATTCATTTAAGGAAGACTCGGAAGAAGAGTTTACCATCGGGAAACTTGTCTGACTTACATAACAAAGGAAATCCTGTAGAGTCTGACAGAAAAACAAAGTCACTTTCTTATGTTGGCAAAGAAAAGGATGATCTTGCTTCTGAACTTAGAGAACTGGGATGGTCTGATATGGATCTACGTAATGAAGACAAAAAGTCAGCAAACTTGAGTTTGGAGGGTGAACTCTCATCAATAATTGGAGAAATCTTTACAAAATCTGGTGAACAAAAGGTTAGCAGGATTGACAAGTCCCAAGTTGTTGCTCTGAAAAAAAATGCTCTGCTGCTGAAGCGCGAGGGTAAGCTTCCAGAAGCCAAAGAGGAACTAAAAAGAGCTAAACTTTTAGAAAAGGAACTTGAAGAACAGGAACTCCTTGCTGGGGctgaagattctgatgatgagCTATCAGCATTAATTCAAGGCATGGATGATGATAAAGAATTACCAAATCTGCATGATCATGGACATGGTTTTGATTTTGAACGCCTTTTGGCCACTTCTGATGACCTTGACGGTAATTTTGAAGTGACTGATGAGGATATGATGGACCCTGAAATAGCTGGCGCTTTGGAATCATTAGGCTGGACCGAACCTCAAAATACATCTTCCAAGTCTCAAACCTTTAACAAAGATGCATTGCTTAATGAAATTCAGTCTCTTAAAAGAGAGGCGCTTAATCAAAAGCGAGCAGGCAATGCTGAAGAAGCAATGACATTCCTGAAAAAGGCAAAGTTATTAGAAAGGGACCTTAACAGATATGAACCCGAAGACTATAATAATATGTCTCAAAAATCCACATCCTTAAGGAAAGGCGAGCATTTGGAAATTGCTGGTAATGGATCAGACTCCATTAAACTGGATGTGAGAATTACAAGTGCCACTAATAATGTTTCTTCCACTGTGGCCCCAAAAAGTAGATTGATGATTCAGAGAGAGCTTTTGAGTTTGAAAAAGAAGGCTCTTACACTAAGAAGGGAAGGGAAAATGAATGAAGCAGAAGAAGAAATGCAGAAGGGTGCTGCACTTGAACGTCAGCTGATGGAGATGGATAAGGCATCAAGCCTCAAAACATCACATACAAATACTGCTAATAATGTTCCGGTTACAGTACATAAGCATGATGATTTTAGTGTAAATCTTCCACATGAGGAAGGCGGTGAAGATGATGTGACAGATCAAGATATGTCTGATCCCACATATCTTTCACTCCTTAGGGACATGGGTTGGAATGACGACAATAAGGAACTTTCTAACTCTCCAAGCAAGCCTTCGAAGAAAGATGATAATCATTTTGTTCCTGTAAATGATACTTCTCTAAATAAGCATTCTACAAATATCTCAGTTCAAGCTCCAAGAGGTAAAGTTGAAATTCAGAGGGAACTCTTGGGTTTAAAGAGAAAGGCCCTTGCTCTTAGGCGTGAAGGGAAAGTTGAGGATGCAGAAGAAGTTCTTAAAACGGCCAAATCATTAGAAGCACAGATGGTTGAGATGGAAGCTGCAAAGAATAAAGCACAGGTTGTGGCCACTGTGATGGAAGATAAACTTTTCAATCCTCCAGTTGATGAAGAAAGTGATGTGGTTGTTTCAGAAGAGGATATGCATGATCCGACATTGAATTCAATTCTTACTAATCTAGGGTGGAAGGATGATGAATCTGAACCTGTGACCGTAAAAGCAGAGCCAGTTAAGGAAGCTACTGGTAGGTCTACTCATACTATGGATCTATCTGTGCCTGATTTGTCTTCAAGCATTCCTGCTACAGCTTCAAGAAATAAGGGAGAGATTCAAAGAGAACTTTTAGTATTGAAAAGGAAGGCACTTGCATTTAGGCGCAAGGGAGAGATAGAAGAGGCTGATGAAATTTTAAGGCAGGCCAAAACTTTGGAAGCCCAACTAGAAGATTTTGGGAACCAGAACAAGGACTTGTCACTTAATGTTTCTAAGGATAAACAGTCTCTTCCTTCTGAATTGCCTGATTTTCAGGAAAAGCATGGAAATTTGGGAGTTGCTACAGAAGTTGATAATGCTTCAGCCTCATCTGTGGTTTGGTCAAGTAAGAATAGTTCTGAATCAACATTTGGTTTAGAAAGAATCAACAATGAGTCAAATGTTCCCATCTTAAGGAAGTCTGATAATTTACTTCCTGCAACTTCTCACTTTGCAGATGGTAAGCATCCATTGCCTGCCGAGGAGAGTACTTCAAGTGAAAATCTTTCAAAAAAGATGAAAGCAGAAAAAAACCAAGGTCATAGCTCCTCAGCTGGCCACTCTATGGATGTGCTAGAATTAGGTACTGGTGACGGTAGTAACAGTTCTGAAATATTGACTCAAAAACATAAAGAACTTGCTTCAGCTAATTCATCTCAAGCTGGGTCCGCTATTCACTTGGACTCTTCAAAGAATTTTAGCCAGCATACTGATGTAATTGAAAAGCCAAACATAAACAAGTCAAATTCTGTAATGGATTATGCTTCTCAGCACCACCTTACCTTGCGTCAGGAAGTTTTGGCTCATAAAAGGAAGGCAGTTTCTTTGAAAAGGGAGGGGAAACTATCAGAAGCTAAGGAGGAACTCTGGCAAGCCAAGCTGCTAGAGAAGCGATTGGAAGATGGAAGTATGCAGCAAGATACTGCCTCTGTGAGCAATGTTTCCCAGGCGTCAAATGTTGTAGAAAAGAAACAGGAATCGTCAAATGTTGTAGAAAAGAAACAGGAATCGTCAAATGTTAGTTCAAAACCATTGAGTAGTCGCGAACGATTCAAATTGCAGCAGGAATCTCTGGGGCATAAACGACAGGCCCTAAAGCTACGGAGGGAAGGCCGGACAGAGGAAGCAGAAGCTTTGTTTGAACGGGCAAAGGCAATTGAAACCCAGTTGGAGGAGTTGACAGCTCAAGATTCTAAGTTAGATGGCGTAGATGATGTCATGGTTGAGGATTTTCTCGATCCTCAACTCTTATCTGCTCTGAAAGCTGTTGGACTTGATGATGTAGGCGTTGTATCAAAAGCCCCAGAAAGACAAGAGACTGTGAAATCCAATGCTAAAGTTGAAAACTCTAACCAAGAGAGAATTCAGCTAGAAGAAAgaatcaaagaagaaaaagttaaggCACTTAATTTGAAACGTTCTGGAAAACAAGCCGAAGCGTTAGATGCTCTTCGACGTGCCAAATTGTATGAAAAGAAGCTAAATTCATTAACCTCTGGTTAA
- the LOC108346491 gene encoding uncharacterized protein LOC108346491 isoform X2, giving the protein MLEKIGLPPKPSLRGNTWVVDASHCQGCSSQFTFINRKHHCRRCGGIFCGSCTQQRMVLRGQGDSPVRICEPCKKLEEAARFELRHGRRPGRGSLKSVPNDEDEVLNQILGQTSDKVASRQKSVGIASSSSTSNYDGEIQNMVSNDKPNLLGIDLGSTTPEELRKQALEEKKQHRILKGEGKSGEAMKAFKRGKELERQADALEIHLRKTRKKSLPSGNLSDLHNKGNPVESDRKTKSLSYVGKEKDDLASELRELGWSDMDLRNEDKKSANLSLEGELSSIIGEIFTKSGEQKVSRIDKSQVVALKKNALLLKREGKLPEAKEELKRAKLLEKELEEQELLAGAEDSDDELSALIQGMDDDKELPNLHDHGHGFDFERLLATSDDLDGNFEVTDEDMMDPEIAGALESLGWTEPQNTSSKSQTFNKDALLNEIQSLKREALNQKRAGNAEEAMTFLKKAKLLERDLNRYEPEDYNNMSQKSTSLRKGEHLEIAGNGSDSIKLDVRITSATNNVSSTVAPKSRLMIQRELLSLKKKALTLRREGKMNEAEEEMQKGAALERQLMEMDKASSLKTSHTNTANNVPVTVHKHDDFSVNLPHEEGGEDDVTDQDMSDPTYLSLLRDMGWNDDNKELSNSPSKPSKKDDNHFVPVNDTSLNKHSTNISVQAPRGKVEIQRELLGLKRKALALRREGKVEDAEEVLKTAKSLEAQMVEMEAAKNKAQVVATVMEDKLFNPPVDEESDVVVSEEDMHDPTLNSILTNLGWKDDESEPVTVKAEPVKEATGRSTHTMDLSVPDLSSSIPATASRNKGEIQRELLVLKRKALAFRRKGEIEEADEILRQAKTLEAQLEDFGNQNKDLSLNVSKDKQSLPSELPDFQEKHGNLGVATEVDNASASSVVWSNGKHPLPAEESTSSENLSKKMKAEKNQGHSSSAGHSMDVLELGTGDGSNSSEILTQKHKELASANSSQAGSAIHLDSSKNFSQHTDVIEKPNINKSNSVMDYASQHHLTLRQEVLAHKRKAVSLKREGKLSEAKEELWQAKLLEKRLEDGSMQQDTASVSNVSQASNVVEKKQESSNVVEKKQESSNVSSKPLSSRERFKLQQESLGHKRQALKLRREGRTEEAEALFERAKAIETQLEELTAQDSKLDGVDDVMVEDFLDPQLLSALKAVGLDDVGVVSKAPERQETVKSNAKVENSNQERIQLEERIKEEKVKALNLKRSGKQAEALDALRRAKLYEKKLNSLTSG; this is encoded by the exons ATGTTGGAGAAGATTGGGTTGCCACCAAAGCCTTCTCTCCGAGGGAATACTTGGGTGGTTGACGCTTCACACTGCCAGGGATGTTCCTCTCAGTTCACCTTCATCAATCGCAAG CATCACTGCAGGAGGTGTGGGGGGATCTTTTGCGGCAGTTGTACTCAGCAAAGAATGGTTTTACGTGGACAAGGTGATTCACCTGTTCGTATCTGTGAACCTTGTAAGAAGCTAGAAGAGGCAGCACGGTTTGAATTGCGACATGGACGAAGACCTGGGAgag GGAGCTTGAAATCAGTTCctaatgatgaagatgaagttttgaatCAAATTCTTGGTCAAACCAGTGACAAAGTAGCTAGCAGACAAAAATCAGTTGGTATTGCATCTTCTTCAAGCACATCCAATTATGATGGAGAGATACAAAACATGGTCTCGAATGATAAACCTAATCTTTTGGGTATTGATTTGGGATCCACCACTCCTGAAGAGTTACGTAAGCAAGCTTTGGAAGAAAAAAAGCAGCATAGAATTCTTAAAGGAGAGGGGAAATCTGGGGAGGCGATGAAAGCTTTTAAGAGAGGGAAGGAGCTTGAGAGGCAGGCTGATGCTTTAGAAATTCATTTAAGGAAGACTCGGAAGAAGAGTTTACCATCGGGAAACTTGTCTGACTTACATAACAAAGGAAATCCTGTAGAGTCTGACAGAAAAACAAAGTCACTTTCTTATGTTGGCAAAGAAAAGGATGATCTTGCTTCTGAACTTAGAGAACTGGGATGGTCTGATATGGATCTACGTAATGAAGACAAAAAGTCAGCAAACTTGAGTTTGGAGGGTGAACTCTCATCAATAATTGGAGAAATCTTTACAAAATCTGGTGAACAAAAGGTTAGCAGGATTGACAAGTCCCAAGTTGTTGCTCTGAAAAAAAATGCTCTGCTGCTGAAGCGCGAGGGTAAGCTTCCAGAAGCCAAAGAGGAACTAAAAAGAGCTAAACTTTTAGAAAAGGAACTTGAAGAACAGGAACTCCTTGCTGGGGctgaagattctgatgatgagCTATCAGCATTAATTCAAGGCATGGATGATGATAAAGAATTACCAAATCTGCATGATCATGGACATGGTTTTGATTTTGAACGCCTTTTGGCCACTTCTGATGACCTTGACGGTAATTTTGAAGTGACTGATGAGGATATGATGGACCCTGAAATAGCTGGCGCTTTGGAATCATTAGGCTGGACCGAACCTCAAAATACATCTTCCAAGTCTCAAACCTTTAACAAAGATGCATTGCTTAATGAAATTCAGTCTCTTAAAAGAGAGGCGCTTAATCAAAAGCGAGCAGGCAATGCTGAAGAAGCAATGACATTCCTGAAAAAGGCAAAGTTATTAGAAAGGGACCTTAACAGATATGAACCCGAAGACTATAATAATATGTCTCAAAAATCCACATCCTTAAGGAAAGGCGAGCATTTGGAAATTGCTGGTAATGGATCAGACTCCATTAAACTGGATGTGAGAATTACAAGTGCCACTAATAATGTTTCTTCCACTGTGGCCCCAAAAAGTAGATTGATGATTCAGAGAGAGCTTTTGAGTTTGAAAAAGAAGGCTCTTACACTAAGAAGGGAAGGGAAAATGAATGAAGCAGAAGAAGAAATGCAGAAGGGTGCTGCACTTGAACGTCAGCTGATGGAGATGGATAAGGCATCAAGCCTCAAAACATCACATACAAATACTGCTAATAATGTTCCGGTTACAGTACATAAGCATGATGATTTTAGTGTAAATCTTCCACATGAGGAAGGCGGTGAAGATGATGTGACAGATCAAGATATGTCTGATCCCACATATCTTTCACTCCTTAGGGACATGGGTTGGAATGACGACAATAAGGAACTTTCTAACTCTCCAAGCAAGCCTTCGAAGAAAGATGATAATCATTTTGTTCCTGTAAATGATACTTCTCTAAATAAGCATTCTACAAATATCTCAGTTCAAGCTCCAAGAGGTAAAGTTGAAATTCAGAGGGAACTCTTGGGTTTAAAGAGAAAGGCCCTTGCTCTTAGGCGTGAAGGGAAAGTTGAGGATGCAGAAGAAGTTCTTAAAACGGCCAAATCATTAGAAGCACAGATGGTTGAGATGGAAGCTGCAAAGAATAAAGCACAGGTTGTGGCCACTGTGATGGAAGATAAACTTTTCAATCCTCCAGTTGATGAAGAAAGTGATGTGGTTGTTTCAGAAGAGGATATGCATGATCCGACATTGAATTCAATTCTTACTAATCTAGGGTGGAAGGATGATGAATCTGAACCTGTGACCGTAAAAGCAGAGCCAGTTAAGGAAGCTACTGGTAGGTCTACTCATACTATGGATCTATCTGTGCCTGATTTGTCTTCAAGCATTCCTGCTACAGCTTCAAGAAATAAGGGAGAGATTCAAAGAGAACTTTTAGTATTGAAAAGGAAGGCACTTGCATTTAGGCGCAAGGGAGAGATAGAAGAGGCTGATGAAATTTTAAGGCAGGCCAAAACTTTGGAAGCCCAACTAGAAGATTTTGGGAACCAGAACAAGGACTTGTCACTTAATGTTTCTAAGGATAAACAGTCTCTTCCTTCTGAATTGCCTGATTTTCAGGAAAAGCATGGAAATTTGGGAGTTGCTACAGAAGTTGATAATGCTTCAGCCTCATCTGTGGTTTGGTCAA ATGGTAAGCATCCATTGCCTGCCGAGGAGAGTACTTCAAGTGAAAATCTTTCAAAAAAGATGAAAGCAGAAAAAAACCAAGGTCATAGCTCCTCAGCTGGCCACTCTATGGATGTGCTAGAATTAGGTACTGGTGACGGTAGTAACAGTTCTGAAATATTGACTCAAAAACATAAAGAACTTGCTTCAGCTAATTCATCTCAAGCTGGGTCCGCTATTCACTTGGACTCTTCAAAGAATTTTAGCCAGCATACTGATGTAATTGAAAAGCCAAACATAAACAAGTCAAATTCTGTAATGGATTATGCTTCTCAGCACCACCTTACCTTGCGTCAGGAAGTTTTGGCTCATAAAAGGAAGGCAGTTTCTTTGAAAAGGGAGGGGAAACTATCAGAAGCTAAGGAGGAACTCTGGCAAGCCAAGCTGCTAGAGAAGCGATTGGAAGATGGAAGTATGCAGCAAGATACTGCCTCTGTGAGCAATGTTTCCCAGGCGTCAAATGTTGTAGAAAAGAAACAGGAATCGTCAAATGTTGTAGAAAAGAAACAGGAATCGTCAAATGTTAGTTCAAAACCATTGAGTAGTCGCGAACGATTCAAATTGCAGCAGGAATCTCTGGGGCATAAACGACAGGCCCTAAAGCTACGGAGGGAAGGCCGGACAGAGGAAGCAGAAGCTTTGTTTGAACGGGCAAAGGCAATTGAAACCCAGTTGGAGGAGTTGACAGCTCAAGATTCTAAGTTAGATGGCGTAGATGATGTCATGGTTGAGGATTTTCTCGATCCTCAACTCTTATCTGCTCTGAAAGCTGTTGGACTTGATGATGTAGGCGTTGTATCAAAAGCCCCAGAAAGACAAGAGACTGTGAAATCCAATGCTAAAGTTGAAAACTCTAACCAAGAGAGAATTCAGCTAGAAGAAAgaatcaaagaagaaaaagttaaggCACTTAATTTGAAACGTTCTGGAAAACAAGCCGAAGCGTTAGATGCTCTTCGACGTGCCAAATTGTATGAAAAGAAGCTAAATTCATTAACCTCTGGTTAA